CTTCCAccatgaacatcttttcagggAGGCACACGGGCTGGATGTGCGAGGAAAAATTCACAGGGAACTCCAGCAGGATGAGGGCAATGTCATTCTCAATGCTTCCAACAGGATTGTAATATTTGTGAATAACGATGTCCCGGACCGGCACCTGGATGGCCATCCTGGAGGTATGGTTCACGTGGACGTCTCCCATCTTCACGGTGTATTCCACGTGGCTGCAGAGAGATCCCAGAAGGTCGACACCCCCCTTCCGCATCTTCTGGGCCTTCCCAGCCTGGCCCTATCTCCATCAAACCACTTCCCTCCCTCCAAACCGGGTCCCATCCCCGGACCCGTGGCCAATCCATCCAGTGGTGCTCCAAGGCGGGTTCGCCGGTGATGCATCAGCATCACCCGGGAACTTGTTAGAGATGCGGATTCTCAGATCGCATTTCTGATCTACTGCATCAGAGACACTGGGGGGGGTAGAGGAAGTGGGGACAGGctatctgtgttttaacaagctctgCAGGTGTTTCCATGCTCATTAAAGCGTGAGACCACTAATCTGGCCAAATTGGTTTCCTACACTCCACTCTTCTTAAGTATTCCCCCTTGCCGGTCTTTGCCCAGACACTGCCTCTCAGCTGGCATCTTGCCCCTTTCTTGCCACTTGGCTTGAAGACTAATCGGCACAAGCTTTGAACCTGATTTGGGGTCTTGCCTTTTCAGGCTATCAAGGGCCCTGCCATCACTTACCTCTGCCTGCAGTCTGAAGAGCAGGGACTATGACCCCCTTCTtcagatgaggaagaggaagctcagggagggggacaagacgGGCTACAGGTCACAGGGCCTGCTGAACAGGAGCCTAAGCCCAGAACCCCAGACACTCACCCAAGTATGCAGTGGGCAGCGGTCAGCACCCACCGGCTGGCAATGAGGGAGCCTCCGCACGTGTGTTTATCCTTGATCTGCAGGCTCACCTGCCACGGCCACTTCCTCTCTGGGGCGGGTATTCCACCAACTATCCTCATAGACCTGTGGCCACATCCTGGAGCAGatcaaggaagggaggggactgAAAGTAAAGCCATGACAGCCCCACCAGCAGAGCCGGATAATCCTCAGAAGTCTCAGAACCCTCAAAGCAAGGTCATGTCCCCtcagaaccccccacccccccgagcAGCTCTGTATCCCCCCAAGACAATGGCCACGTCCCCTCCGAGCTCAAGGGCAGGGTTGGGACCACTCAGAGCCTCTCCTCCCCTGAGAAAAACCATCTTCGTGTGAGACCCTCCCCTAGAGCAGAGTCCCATCCCCCTGGGCCCAGGCCAGTTCTCCGCGGCAGGGCCTGGCCCGAAACATCACCTGCAGGAAACAGCGACTTTGCTGCTGGCTGAGGAATGGCCGCAGCCCTGTAGGAACCAGGGTCAACGGGGGTGACCGCCGCCACCTGTGGGGAAGCGGCAGCCTCTTGGGGCACGGGGGTCTCAGAAGATCCCGCAACCCTCGACACGCTCTCGCGGCGGTCCTCGCGGCCGCCCCCCGAGAGGGACGGGGAGGGTGGGGACGGCGCCGACCCGCCCTGCGCCCCACCGAGCCGCGGCTGGAAGAGCAGGAGCCAGAGCAAGAGGCCGAGGGAACCACCACCCGGGGACGCCATGGGCCCGCCGGCGCCGCGCCTCTCGCAGCTCCCCCTCGCGGCGGCTGGCGGCCCTGCCCTCGCGTTGGCGGGAAACTGCGTTCCGCGGAGATCAGGGTCCCGCCGCGCCCGCTGGGTGGCCTGACGGGTGGCGCAGGCCGCGGAGTCGTGACTCGGGGAGGCTTTTCGTCCCGACTTTGCGAGCCTCCCGGGCACTTGGTGCCCGGGCCTTGGGCCCGGCACAGGGTGCCACCGCTGACCCCGCAGCCACGCACCCGCAGCCCCGCGCCCGGCGTGCAGCGCGCCTCGCCGCTCCTCCTCCCCCGCCGGTTCACGTGAGGTCAAGATCAGGACTGCTCCGCGGACACGGACACGCTGCCCTCAACGGCACCCACCACCGCCTTAGAGATGGCAGTgccaccttttaaaaatcaacctccacctaggggcgcctgggtggctcagtcggctggtcgtccgactccggctcaggtcatgatctcacagttggtgggttcgagcccccgcccgtcgggctctgtgccgacagctcagagcctggagcctgcttcagattctgtgtctcctcctctctctgcccctcccatgctcatgctctgtctcgctctgtctctcaataaaaaataaacgttaaaacaaaaattttaaaatcaacctCCACCTGAACGGAGCCGTTAGCGCAGGGCAAATGcaaaccacgatgagatatcacAACACACCACACCAGCAGACTGGCTAAAATAACAGACCTTGACAACCCCGATTTGTCAACAAATCTTGACACGGGTGCAGAGGTACACTCAGACATTgtggtaagaatgtaaaaatattacagccactctggaaaacagacactggcagtttcttataaaacaaaatgtgcaaTTACCAtacgacccagtaattgcatTCCTGGGCACttaccccagagaaatgaagctgtattacacacacacacacctataggAATGTTTttagtagctttatttttaatagccaacATCTGGAAACAACCCTGTAATAGACAGAATACGGGCAACCCAAAGATGTCGGGGTTCTAATCCCCGGAACCTGTGAATACgttaccttatgtggcaaaaggACAGTGATTAAATGAAAACTCCTGAGCGGGGAGATTATCCCAGAGTGCACACATAAGAGTGGCCGCAATGCTCTGTAGTTCCTCCTATGAAGAAACGAAGTCAGGCTGTAGTAGCCTATCACTTGGGCTGTGTGACCCAGCAAGCCCCATCGAGCCAGTTTGCTGGTAAGATTAAAATGCGGTAAGGAGGTAAGGAGTCTCTGCTCTGTCCTAATTACAGAGAGACAGTATAGACTCCCACAGTACTGGAACGAGACCATACTGTCTGCAGCAAAGAAATTGTGAAATTGTACATTCTTTGAAAAGCAACTCCCGGCACGCCACCGCACCCTAGAAAGAAACTAACGGCCAGACCATGGGACATGAAGTGACTGAGAGTCCCATGCCTCCTCTCATAATGTAGATATTTAGCCAGACTCACCGAGTCATAAACTCAGCCAGACAAAGCAATTCATCATTCAATGGACATGATATATGTGGAGTTGGGTCATGATAGGTCTGGAAGACAACAAGTAAATTGCACAAAAGCAATGGCCTAGACCTTCATATCACCTACTTGTATTGAATTAAAGCTTCTCTCTCAGTTCATACCCATAGCTTTATAAGGGGTGTCCTATCACCAGCTGATGAAAGAGTAAAAACCTGGGCCTCCCTCACAGATGGGCTCAAAATTTTGGTGCCAGCTGAAAACAGACCGCTGTTGCACTAGAACCTCATTCAGGAGTGGCCCTGAATGGCAGTGATGAGGAGAAATCCTGTGCATAGGGCTTCAAATAGTGCACTTGGTCATCAGCTTGCTGCAAAAGGAGAAGTGGCCCGAATAAGAATATAAATGGGCCCCTGAACAACGATGAATGGCTTGTCTGGTTG
This sequence is a window from Prionailurus bengalensis isolate Pbe53 chromosome A2, Fcat_Pben_1.1_paternal_pri, whole genome shotgun sequence. Protein-coding genes within it:
- the LOC122487190 gene encoding serine protease 44-like; translated protein: MASPGGGSLGLLLWLLLFQPRLGGAQGGSAPSPPSPSLSGGGREDRRESVSRVAGSSETPVPQEAAASPQVAAVTPVDPGSYRAAAIPQPAAKSLFPAGCGHRSMRIVGGIPAPERKWPWQVSLQIKDKHTCGGSLIASRWVLTAAHCILGHVEYTVKMGDVHVNHTSRMAIQVPVRDIVIHKYYNPVGSIENDIALILLEFPVNFSSHIQPVCLPEKMFMVEAGMECWVTGWGKRKETDKPEDAPEQLQEAKLNVVRYEECNRALKEQMESGSDLVKKGAVCGYSSRGKDTCQGDSGGPMACEFNETWVQVGIVSWGFGCGRRNFPGVYTEVSFYKDWVIDRLSQACCWDSADFFILLCVVLPLGILVAP